A window of the Streptomyces sp. NBC_00454 genome harbors these coding sequences:
- a CDS encoding sensor histidine kinase gives MTPVPPSPDPSPDPSPDPSAATVAAAGRTLTPVSRVLRLCLHALLFGLLALAAMRAVTDSAPLAGWVVALCAVLAAVYVAGVRAPSVHRSPRAGAVWLAALGAAWAALLVVSPDGLWIAFPLYFLELHLLRLRWGVAAVVLTAFAAIGGFLAHSGAVTPGAFLGPLLGGAVAVATVLGYEALYRESERRRELIEELITTRAELATAERDAGILAERERLAREIHDTLAQGLSSIQLLLRAAERTLPEGAAALPHIARAREAAQENLAEARRFVRALTPPDLEHGSLPAALERLCTGAPGPRVRFSLSGTARPLPTPYEVALLRIAQSALANVVRHAGAGRAEITLSFMDTSVTLDIVDDGKGFDPGSAPSGDGGFGLPAMRSRTETLGGLFTVESSPGQGTAVAVTLPLPLEAS, from the coding sequence ATGACTCCTGTTCCCCCCTCCCCGGACCCGTCCCCGGACCCCTCCCCGGACCCCTCCGCCGCGACCGTGGCCGCGGCCGGCCGCACCCTCACCCCCGTCTCCCGCGTCCTGCGGCTGTGCCTGCACGCGCTGCTCTTCGGCCTGCTCGCGCTCGCCGCGATGCGGGCCGTCACCGACTCCGCGCCGCTCGCGGGCTGGGTGGTCGCGCTCTGCGCCGTACTGGCCGCCGTGTACGTGGCCGGCGTACGGGCCCCCTCGGTGCACCGCTCGCCGCGCGCCGGAGCGGTGTGGCTGGCCGCACTGGGCGCGGCCTGGGCCGCGCTGCTGGTGGTCTCCCCCGACGGGCTGTGGATCGCCTTCCCGCTGTACTTCCTGGAGCTGCACCTGCTGCGGCTGCGCTGGGGGGTGGCGGCCGTCGTGCTCACCGCCTTCGCGGCGATCGGCGGGTTCCTCGCGCACAGCGGCGCGGTGACCCCCGGGGCCTTCCTCGGACCCCTGCTGGGCGGAGCCGTGGCGGTGGCGACCGTACTGGGCTACGAGGCCCTCTACCGGGAGAGCGAACGGCGCCGCGAGCTGATCGAGGAGCTCATCACCACCCGGGCCGAGCTGGCGACGGCCGAGCGGGACGCGGGGATCCTGGCGGAGCGCGAGCGCCTCGCCCGGGAGATCCACGACACCCTGGCGCAGGGGCTCTCCTCCATCCAGCTGCTGCTGCGGGCGGCGGAGCGGACCCTGCCCGAGGGCGCCGCGGCCCTGCCCCACATCGCGCGGGCCCGCGAGGCCGCGCAGGAGAACCTCGCCGAGGCGCGACGCTTCGTACGGGCCCTCACGCCCCCGGACCTGGAGCACGGCTCGCTCCCGGCCGCGCTGGAACGGCTGTGCACGGGCGCCCCGGGCCCCCGGGTCCGCTTCTCCCTCAGCGGCACGGCCCGCCCCCTCCCGACTCCCTACGAGGTGGCGCTGCTGCGGATCGCGCAGTCGGCCCTGGCCAATGTGGTCCGCCACGCGGGGGCCGGCCGCGCGGAAATCACCCTGAGCTTCATGGACACCTCGGTCACCCTGGACATCGTCGACGACGGCAAGGGCTTCGACCCCGGCTCCGCCCCTTCCGGGGACGGCGGGTTCGGCCTGCCCGCCATGCGCTCGCGGACCGAAACCCTGGGCGGCCTGTTCACGGTCGAGTCCTCCCCCGGCCAGGGCACCGCCGTGGCCGTCACCCTGCCGCTGCCCCTGGAGGCCTCCTGA
- a CDS encoding ABC transporter permease codes for MFVAWRDLRFAKGRFALMGSVVLLITLLVGLLSGLTAGLARENISAITGLPSTTRLAFAAPAGDQKVSFTNSQVPEKAWRTWREQPGVTSAQPLGIRTTNAVSGERTAAVSAFGVDPAGPLPPRGSGLAQGQVVLTEKAAEELGGLTAGAKLKIGPVELAVASVSGTAAYSHTPVVWMDLNDWQRVGNPGTSIDTVATVVALDGTGAVDWAAGSKATGTDAQTIDGALSAIGSYTSENGSLQLMRGFLFAISALVIGAFFTVWTIQRSGDIAVLKALGASTPYLLKDALGQAVVMLAIGTGAGTALAAGFGALISGGAVPFVLDGATVLIPAAVMIALGALGAALSIRRITAVDPLTALGSAR; via the coding sequence ATGTTCGTCGCATGGAGAGATCTACGGTTCGCCAAGGGCCGCTTCGCCCTGATGGGCTCGGTCGTACTGCTGATCACGCTGCTGGTCGGCCTGCTGTCCGGGCTCACCGCAGGCCTGGCCCGGGAGAACATCTCGGCCATCACCGGCCTGCCGTCCACCACCCGCCTCGCCTTCGCGGCGCCCGCCGGGGACCAGAAGGTCTCCTTCACCAATTCCCAGGTGCCCGAGAAGGCCTGGCGGACCTGGCGCGAACAGCCGGGGGTCACCTCCGCCCAGCCGCTGGGCATCCGCACCACCAACGCGGTCTCCGGTGAGCGCACGGCGGCCGTGTCCGCCTTCGGCGTGGACCCGGCCGGGCCCCTGCCGCCCCGGGGGAGCGGCCTCGCCCAGGGACAGGTGGTCCTCACCGAGAAGGCCGCCGAGGAGCTCGGCGGACTGACCGCCGGCGCCAAGCTCAAGATCGGCCCGGTCGAGCTGGCCGTGGCCTCGGTCTCCGGCACCGCCGCCTACAGCCACACCCCGGTGGTCTGGATGGACCTGAACGACTGGCAGCGCGTCGGCAACCCCGGCACCTCCATCGACACCGTGGCCACCGTCGTCGCCCTGGACGGTACGGGCGCGGTCGACTGGGCGGCCGGGTCCAAGGCCACCGGCACCGATGCCCAGACCATCGACGGGGCGCTGAGCGCGATCGGCTCCTACACCTCCGAGAACGGCTCCCTCCAGCTGATGCGCGGTTTCCTCTTCGCCATCTCCGCCCTCGTCATCGGGGCCTTCTTCACGGTGTGGACGATCCAGCGCAGCGGGGACATCGCCGTGCTGAAGGCACTGGGTGCCTCCACCCCGTACCTCCTCAAGGACGCCCTCGGGCAGGCCGTGGTGATGCTGGCGATCGGTACGGGGGCGGGAACCGCCCTCGCCGCCGGGTTCGGCGCCCTGATCAGCGGCGGCGCCGTGCCCTTCGTGCTCGATGGAGCCACGGTGCTGATCCCGGCCGCCGTCATGATCGCGCTCGGTGCGCTGGGCGCCGCCCTGTCCATCCGGCGGATCACCGCCGTAGACCCCCTGACCGCTCTCGGGAGCGCCCGATGA
- a CDS encoding ABC transporter ATP-binding protein, giving the protein MTLLVHDVTLTYADGDARLTALDAVRLEVPAGTLTAVIGPSGSGKSSLLAVAATLVTPDSGRIVVAGQDTAELTAAEKSVLRREKIGIVFQQPNLLASLTAVEQLQVMAHLSGRPPRALRQRALELLDSVGLADKADKRPHQLSGGQRQRINIARALMNEPSVLLVDEPTSALDHERGAAVLDLLITLTRDRSTATVLVTHDHAHLERMDRTATMTDGRLTETVPAA; this is encoded by the coding sequence ATGACCCTGCTCGTCCACGACGTCACCCTCACCTACGCGGACGGCGACGCCCGGCTCACCGCCCTCGACGCGGTCCGCCTGGAGGTGCCCGCGGGCACCCTGACGGCCGTCATAGGCCCCTCCGGGTCCGGCAAGTCCAGTCTGCTCGCGGTCGCCGCCACCCTGGTCACCCCCGATTCGGGGCGGATCGTCGTCGCGGGGCAGGACACCGCGGAGCTCACCGCGGCCGAGAAGTCGGTGCTGCGCCGGGAGAAGATCGGCATCGTCTTCCAGCAGCCGAACCTGCTGGCCTCGCTCACCGCCGTCGAGCAGCTCCAGGTCATGGCGCACCTCTCCGGCCGCCCGCCGCGCGCCCTGCGGCAGCGGGCGCTGGAGCTGCTGGACTCGGTGGGCCTGGCCGACAAGGCCGACAAGCGGCCCCACCAGCTCTCCGGCGGGCAGCGCCAGCGCATCAACATCGCCCGCGCGCTGATGAACGAGCCCTCCGTGCTCCTGGTGGACGAGCCCACCAGCGCCCTCGACCACGAGCGCGGAGCCGCGGTCCTCGACCTGCTGATCACCCTCACCCGGGACCGCTCCACCGCCACGGTGCTCGTCACGCACGACCACGCGCACCTGGAGCGCATGGACCGCACGGCGACCATGACCGACGGCCGCCTGACGGAGACCGTCCCGGCCGCGTAG
- a CDS encoding IclR family transcriptional regulator, which translates to MPTSSASTTDASNKPTAASGGVQSLERAFDLLERMADAGGEVGLSELSAASGLPLPTIHRLMRTLVACGYVRQQPNRRYSLGPRLIRLGESASRLLGTWARPYLARLVEETGETANMALLDGDEIVYVAQVPSKHSMRMFTEVGRRVLPHSTGVGKALLAYTPADEVRALLSRTGMPAATEKTITTPEGFLEALEQVRKVGYAVDDNEQEIGVRCLAVSVPNSPTAAAISISGPAGRVTEAVAESFVPILQGVAAELSVALQSQSPA; encoded by the coding sequence GTGCCGACGTCCAGCGCCAGCACCACCGACGCCTCCAACAAGCCCACCGCCGCCAGCGGTGGCGTCCAGTCCCTTGAGCGCGCCTTCGATCTGCTCGAACGTATGGCCGACGCAGGGGGCGAAGTCGGCCTCAGCGAACTCTCCGCCGCCAGCGGTCTGCCGCTGCCCACCATCCATCGCCTCATGCGCACCCTCGTGGCGTGCGGCTACGTCCGGCAGCAGCCCAACCGACGGTACTCCCTCGGCCCCCGGCTGATCCGCCTCGGCGAGTCCGCGTCGCGGCTGCTGGGCACCTGGGCCCGCCCCTACCTGGCCCGCCTCGTGGAGGAGACCGGCGAGACGGCGAACATGGCCCTGCTCGACGGGGACGAGATCGTCTACGTCGCCCAGGTGCCGTCCAAGCACTCCATGCGGATGTTCACCGAGGTCGGCCGCCGCGTACTGCCGCACTCCACCGGCGTGGGCAAGGCGCTGCTCGCCTACACCCCCGCGGACGAGGTCCGGGCGCTCCTCTCGCGCACCGGGATGCCTGCCGCGACCGAGAAGACCATCACCACGCCCGAGGGCTTCCTGGAGGCCCTGGAGCAGGTCCGCAAGGTGGGCTACGCCGTCGACGACAACGAGCAGGAAATAGGGGTCCGCTGCCTCGCGGTCTCCGTTCCGAACTCGCCGACCGCCGCCGCGATCTCCATCTCGGGCCCGGCCGGCCGGGTGACCGAGGCCGTGGCCGAGTCCTTCGTGCCGATCCTGCAGGGCGTCGCGGCCGAACTGTCGGTGGCCCTGCAGAGCCAGAGCCCGGCGTAG
- the allB gene encoding allantoinase AllB: MAVELVLRSTRVITPEGTRAASVAVAGGKIAAVLPYEADVPAGARLEDFGDDVLLPGLVDTHVHVNDPGRTEWEGFWTATRAAAAGGITTILDMPLNSLPPTTTTANLVVKQDVARTKAHVDIGFWGGALPDNVKDLRPLHDAGVFGFKCFLSPSGVDEFPELDQEQLANSLAEITGFGGLMIVHAEDPHHLESAPQNPGPKYADFLASRPEDAENTAIQNLIDQAKRLNARVHVLHLSSASALPLIAAAKAEGVQITVESCPHFLTLTAEEVPDGATEFKCCPPIRESANQDILWDALADGTIDCIVSDHSPSTADLKTGDFATAWGGISSLQLGLPAIWTEAKKRGRSLEDVVRWMSAAPAALAGLADKGAIEAGRDADFAVLAPEETFTVDPAHLHHRNQVTAYAGKTLHGVVKSTWLRGTQIADHGTPSEPTGRLLERQN, translated from the coding sequence CTGGCTGTGGAACTGGTACTGCGCTCGACGCGCGTCATCACCCCCGAGGGGACGCGTGCCGCTTCGGTGGCCGTCGCCGGCGGGAAGATCGCGGCCGTGCTGCCGTACGAGGCCGACGTACCGGCCGGGGCCCGGCTGGAGGACTTCGGCGACGACGTGCTCCTTCCCGGCCTCGTCGACACCCACGTCCACGTGAACGACCCCGGTCGCACGGAGTGGGAAGGCTTCTGGACGGCCACCCGCGCCGCCGCGGCCGGTGGCATCACCACCATCCTCGACATGCCGCTCAACTCCCTGCCGCCGACCACGACCACCGCCAACCTGGTGGTCAAGCAGGACGTGGCCCGGACCAAGGCGCACGTGGACATCGGCTTCTGGGGCGGTGCGCTGCCGGACAACGTCAAGGACCTGCGCCCGCTGCACGACGCCGGCGTCTTCGGCTTCAAGTGCTTCCTGTCGCCCTCCGGCGTGGACGAGTTCCCCGAGCTCGACCAGGAGCAGCTGGCCAACTCCCTCGCCGAGATCACCGGCTTCGGCGGCCTGATGATCGTGCACGCCGAGGACCCGCACCACCTGGAGTCCGCGCCGCAGAACCCGGGCCCCAAGTACGCCGACTTCCTGGCCTCCCGCCCCGAGGACGCCGAGAACACCGCGATCCAGAACCTGATCGACCAGGCGAAGCGCCTGAACGCGCGCGTCCACGTCCTGCACCTGTCCTCCGCCTCCGCGCTGCCGCTGATCGCCGCGGCCAAGGCCGAGGGCGTGCAGATCACCGTCGAGTCCTGCCCGCACTTCCTCACCCTCACGGCCGAGGAAGTCCCGGACGGCGCCACCGAGTTCAAGTGCTGCCCGCCCATCCGCGAGTCCGCCAACCAGGACATCCTGTGGGACGCGCTCGCCGACGGCACGATCGACTGCATCGTCTCCGACCACTCGCCCTCCACCGCGGACCTGAAGACCGGCGACTTCGCCACCGCGTGGGGCGGCATCTCCTCCCTCCAGCTGGGCCTCCCGGCGATCTGGACCGAGGCGAAGAAGCGCGGCCGCAGCCTGGAGGACGTCGTCCGCTGGATGTCCGCCGCCCCGGCCGCCCTCGCCGGTCTGGCGGACAAGGGCGCGATCGAGGCCGGCCGCGACGCCGACTTCGCCGTCCTGGCCCCCGAAGAGACCTTCACCGTTGACCCGGCCCACCTGCACCACCGCAACCAGGTCACGGCGTACGCGGGCAAGACCCTGCACGGCGTCGTGAAGTCCACCTGGCTGCGCGGTACGCAGATCGCCGACCACGGCACCCCGTCCGAGCCCACCGGCCGACTCCTTGAAAGGCAGAACTGA
- the alc gene encoding allantoicase: MAIESFTGNANPYGGGDPYADYRTADFPFTQYANLAARALGAGVIAANDEFFAQRENLLIEEAAHFDPEDFGHKGKVMDGWETRRRRGISATQPWPTPEDHDWALIRLGAPGVIRGIVVDTAHFRGNMPQAVSVQGASVAGSPTEAELLSDDVKWTTLVERTPVGGHAANGFEVNVEQRFTHLRLNQHPDGGVARLRVYGEVRTDPKWLAALGTFDVVALENGGSVQDASNRFYSPPTNTINPGRSRKMDDGWETARRRDNGNDWIRYELVAESEIRAVEIDTAYLKGNSAGWASLSVKTGEEGEWAEFLPRTRLQPDTNHRFVLDAPAVGTHVRIDIFPDGGFSRLRLYGALTEAGAAAHAARHQELGG, translated from the coding sequence GTGGCGATTGAATCCTTCACCGGTAACGCGAACCCGTACGGGGGCGGCGACCCGTACGCGGACTACCGCACTGCGGACTTCCCGTTCACCCAGTACGCGAACCTGGCCGCGCGTGCGCTCGGCGCCGGTGTCATCGCCGCCAACGACGAGTTCTTCGCCCAGCGCGAGAACCTGCTGATCGAAGAGGCCGCGCACTTCGACCCCGAGGACTTCGGCCACAAGGGCAAGGTCATGGACGGCTGGGAGACCCGCCGCCGCCGCGGCATCTCCGCCACCCAGCCCTGGCCGACCCCCGAGGACCACGACTGGGCGCTGATCCGCCTGGGCGCCCCCGGCGTCATCCGCGGCATCGTCGTCGACACCGCCCACTTCCGCGGCAACATGCCGCAGGCCGTATCGGTGCAGGGCGCCTCGGTGGCCGGCTCCCCGACCGAGGCGGAGCTGCTCTCCGACGACGTCAAGTGGACGACCCTCGTCGAGCGCACCCCGGTCGGCGGCCACGCGGCCAACGGCTTCGAGGTCAACGTCGAGCAGCGCTTCACGCACCTGCGCCTCAACCAGCACCCGGACGGCGGCGTCGCCCGCCTGCGCGTCTACGGCGAGGTCCGCACCGACCCCAAGTGGCTCGCCGCGCTGGGCACGTTCGACGTGGTCGCGCTGGAGAACGGCGGCTCGGTCCAGGACGCGTCCAACCGCTTCTACTCCCCGCCGACCAACACCATCAACCCGGGCCGCTCCCGCAAGATGGACGACGGCTGGGAGACCGCCCGTCGCCGCGACAACGGCAACGACTGGATCCGCTACGAGCTGGTCGCCGAATCCGAGATCCGCGCCGTCGAGATCGACACCGCGTACCTCAAGGGCAACTCGGCCGGCTGGGCCTCGCTGTCCGTCAAGACCGGCGAAGAGGGCGAGTGGGCGGAGTTCCTGCCGCGCACCCGCCTGCAGCCCGACACCAACCACCGCTTCGTGCTCGACGCCCCGGCGGTCGGCACGCACGTCCGCATCGACATCTTCCCGGACGGTGGCTTCTCCCGCCTGCGCCTGTACGGCGCCCTGACGGAGGCCGGCGCCGCGGCGCACGCCGCCCGTCACCAGGAGCTGGGCGGCTGA